The following proteins are encoded in a genomic region of Lachnospiraceae bacterium KM106-2:
- a CDS encoding glycerol uptake facilitator protein, whose translation MLVFIAEFIGTFLLILIGDSVVANVCLNKSGMKGAGTTQITIAWGFAVLIPCFIFGAASGAHFNPALTIALAADGSIKWDVVPQYLAGQMLGAFLGAALVALMFHDQFKATEDQKTKLGVFCTSPAVPNKPLNLLSEVVETFVLVFAIKGIANVSSIAGGIDKFLVFAIIVSIGMSFGGLTGYAINPARDLGPRLAHAILPIPGKGDSNWSYAWIPIVGPIIGGLLAVGLFAIIPW comes from the coding sequence ATGTTAGTATTTATCGCAGAGTTTATTGGAACGTTTTTATTGATCTTAATTGGTGATTCTGTTGTTGCCAACGTATGTTTGAACAAATCCGGAATGAAGGGAGCTGGTACGACTCAGATCACGATCGCCTGGGGCTTTGCTGTATTAATTCCCTGCTTTATCTTTGGAGCAGCATCCGGAGCACATTTTAATCCAGCACTGACGATCGCATTAGCAGCTGATGGTAGTATTAAGTGGGATGTCGTTCCCCAATATCTTGCCGGTCAAATGTTAGGAGCATTTTTAGGCGCCGCATTAGTAGCTCTCATGTTTCATGATCAATTTAAAGCTACGGAAGATCAAAAGACGAAACTTGGAGTGTTCTGTACTTCACCAGCTGTTCCCAATAAGCCATTGAACCTTTTAAGTGAAGTGGTTGAAACTTTTGTTCTTGTATTTGCAATCAAAGGAATCGCAAATGTTAGTTCCATCGCAGGTGGTATCGACAAATTCTTAGTATTTGCGATCATCGTATCAATTGGTATGTCATTTGGTGGGTTAACCGGATATGCAATTAACCCAGCTAGAGATTTAGGCCCAAGACTTGCTCATGCGATACTCCCAATCCCAGGAAAAGGGGATTCTAATTGGAGTTATGCATGGATTCCAATTGTAGGACCCATCATTGGTGGTCTTCTTGCTGTTGGATTATTTGCAATCATTCCTTGGTAG